A genome region from Brassica oleracea var. oleracea cultivar TO1000 chromosome C2, BOL, whole genome shotgun sequence includes the following:
- the LOC106322465 gene encoding E3 ubiquitin-protein ligase SGR9, amyloplastic-like produces MEEESTTIIMTSLSILSTSHLTNLTHTILSISHHHRRRLAAVLSSPTLFSLTLRHLLSLSLPQKTLLIATHLLSLLHPLLLHRNHHTLPSSAAKMKLRDLDAVVLLLFLCETHQIYPDVLEASADNWREILGNMYSDNMLNSISGLWTCDAGILMPYIETLARCKRFVDIIMRNHNHLGLGVGKEGYEIPAARAAVVALRAVEVSNAAAEVECVICKEDMSEGRDVCEMPCQHLFHWKCILPWLSKRNTCPFCRFQLPTDDVFSEIQRLWEILVKTTELDVA; encoded by the coding sequence ATGGAAGAAGAAAGCACCACAATCATCATGACCTCACTCTCTATCCTCTCTACTTCACACCTCACGAATCTTACTCACACCATTCTCTCTATCTCCCACCACCATCGCCGTCGTCTCGCCGCCGTCCTCTCCTCTCCGACGCTTTTCTCCCTCACTCTCCGCCACCTCCTTTCTCTATCCCTTCCCCAAAAAACCCTCCTCATCGCCACTCACCTCCTTTCTCTTCTCCACCCTCTTCTACTCCACCGCAACCACCACACTCTCCCCTCATCTGCCGCCAAGATGAAACTCCGGGACCTCGACGCAGTGGTGCTCCTCCTCTTTCTCTGTGAAACACATCAGATATATCCAGATGTTCTAGAAGCTTCAGCTGATAATTGGCGGGAAATACTCGGTAACATGTACTCTGATAATATGCTAAATAGTATCTCCGGTCTCTGGACTTGCGACGCCGGAATCTTGATGCCTTACATAGAAACCCTAGCTAGATGCAAAAGATTCGTCGACATTATAATGAGAAACCACAACCACCTTGGCCTTGGAGTAGGGAAAGAAGGATATGAAATCCCGGCAGCTAGAGCGGCTGTGGTGGCGCTACGTGCGGTTGAGGTGTCAAACGCTGCCGCAGAAGTAGAATGCGTGATATGCAAGGAAGATATGAGTGAAGGAAGAGATGTTTGTGAAATGCCATGTCAGCATTTGTTCCATTGGAAGTGTATCTTGCCATGGCTAAGCAAGAGAAACACGTGTCCGTTCTGTAGGTTTCAACTTCCCACCGACGATGTCTTCTCGGAGATCCAACGGCTATGGGAGATCCTCGTCAAGACCACCGAGTTAGACGTGGCGTGA
- the LOC106323096 gene encoding 60S ribosomal protein L35-4-like, giving the protein MKDLQNQLQEFKAELALLRVAKVTGGAPNKLSKIKVVRKSIAQVLTVISQKQKLALREAYKSKKFLPLDLRPKKTRAIRRRLTKHQASLKTEREKKKDMYFPLRKYAIKV; this is encoded by the exons ATGAAG GATCTTCAGAACCAGCTTCAGGAGTTCAAGGCTGAGCTCGCCCTCCTCCGTGTCGCTAAAGTTACCGGAGGTGC CCCTAACAAGCTCTCCAAAAT CAAGGTGGTGAGGAAATCCATTGCTCAGGTTCTGACAGTGATCTCACAGAAGCAGAAACTAGCACTAAGGGAAGCATACAAGAGCAAGAAGTTCTTGCCTCTCGATCTCCGCCCCAAGAAGACACGTGCTATCCGCAGACGTCTTACCAAACATCAG GCGTCTTTGAAGACAGAGCGTGAGAAGAAGAAAGACATGTATTTCCCTCTGAGGAAGTATGCTATCAAAGTCTAG
- the LOC106323378 gene encoding probable inactive purple acid phosphatase 28: MRDNIFGSSTTDAAESLLQAIGPAIEYGIPWAAILGNHDQESTLDRQELMTFLSLVDFSVSQISPSVEDDDEDQGALRLIDGFGNYRLRLHGAPGSVLSNSTVFDLLFLDSGDRETVQGRRTYGWIKDSQLRWLQDTSKQGDNQSITGNPPALAFFHIPIPEVRDLWYTPFIGQFQEGVACSVVQSRLLQTFVSMGNVKAAFIGHDHVNDFCGNLKGVWFCYGGGFGYHAYGRPNWHRRARVIEAKLGKGRDTWTGVERIKTWKRLDDEDLSKIDEQVLWEASYTFFK, encoded by the exons ATGC GGGATAATATATTTGGATCAAGCACTACTGATGCAGCTGAATCGCTTCTTCAAGCCATTGGTCCAGCCATTGAATATGGAATCCCATGGGCTGCCATTTTAGGAAACCATGATCAGGAATCCACTTTGGACCGTCAAGAGTTGATGACTTTCCTCTCGCTTGTGGATTTTTCTGTCTCTCAGATCAGTCCATCAGTGGAGGATGACGACGAAGATCAAGGCGCGTTGAGATTGATTGATGGGTTTGGGAATTACCGCCTCAGATTACACGGTGCACCTGGTTCGGTGCTGTCGAATAGCACAGTCTTTGACCTCTTGTTTCTTGACAGTGGAGATAGGGAGACAGTCCAAGGTAGACGAACATATGGATGGATCAAGGATTCTCAGCTTCGTTGGCTTCAAGATACTTCTAAACAG GGTGATAACCAAAGCATTACTGGTAATCCTCCAGCGTTAGCCTTCTTCCACATCCCAATCCCGGAAGTCCGTGACCTGTGGTACACACCCTTTATTGGCCAGTTTCAGGAGGGTGTGGCATGCTCCGTCGTTCAGTCAAGACTCTTACAGACCTTTGTGTCCATGGGAAATGTAAAAGCCGCATTCATAGGACACGACCATGTCAATGACTTCTGTGGAAATCTAAAAGGGGTATGGTTTTGTTACGGTGGGGGGTTTGGATACCATGCTTATGGAAGACCCAATTGGCACAGACGAGCGAGAGTGATTGAAGCTAAGCTCGGGAAAGGAAGAGATACATGGACAGGAGTTGAACGTATCAAGACGTGGAAACGTCTCGACGATGAAGACTTGAGCAAGATAGATGAACAAGTCCTTTGGGAAGCTTCCTACACTTTCTTTAAGTGA